TTTCTCCAGTGATACGGCCAAAACTTTGCTTCCAGAAAAAGAAATAAATCCCCTCCCAATCGGGAAACTGCAGATAGAGCCCATACAGCATAGGCGCCAAAACCAACAAGACAATAGGTGCACCGAGCAGCCACTGCCAACGGAAGAGCATCTTCCAGTTTTTCTGCCCCAAAAGATAGCAGCCAATAGCGGCGCCAGGAACCACCGCCCCCAATGGCCCCTTGGCCATCATGGCAAAGCCCACTGCCACAAAACCCCAAAACAAATGCTTGAGTTGGGCCCCATTTACGTACTTCACCAACTGCCAGATGGCCAAGATAGAAAAGTTGGAAATCAGCGTATCGGTACGCACATCATGATTAAACATCAGCCAAGCTTGGGTGCTGGCCAAAATTAGGGCCGCCAATTGGCCCGTTTGCTTATTATAAAGCTCCTTACCGAGTTGGTAAGTGGCCCAAAACCCCATAATTGAAGAGAGGACCGAGGGCAATCGAAAGGCCCATTGAGAGACCCCAAAAATGGCATAAAACAAAGCAGAAGACCAAAATAAAAGTGGCGGCTTATCCAAATAATCCTTTCCCTTATGATGTACTTGCAACCATTCTCCCGACTGCAACATCTCTTGACTAATAGAGGCATATTGGGCCGAATCCACATCCATAATCGTGACCATAAAAAGCCCCAAAACATAGGCGAGGGCCAAGGCCGGCCAGGCCCATTTATAAGCTGTAGGCTGCATAAAATGCCGTTTTTGATATTTACAAAACTGCGCAAAAGTAGTACTTTTAAACTAGATTCATCGGCTATTATGGGGGCTTGCTCGGAAAACCCCCACAAACTGAAGCCCTTTAGGGATGATTTTGTAATTTTACTAGCTGTTTAGCCGATTCCCAAAAATGAGGAGCATTACGAACTGTTCTTTTCTTTTTTGGGGCTGCCCCGCCCTGCGGGCGGGTCGGGCCATTGCGCAGCTCGCTGCTCGCTCGGCCCTGCAGCGCTTTCAGCGCTTTGGTCTGCCGCCTGCGGCGGCCCTGCTACAGCCCCTCAGCCTGCGGCGGCTTCGCCGCCTGTAGACCGCAAAAACAATCCCCCAACATCCAATTTTATCAAAACAAAATACCAATACTATATGCTTGCCCAAATGACCAATGGCGAACAACTAAAAGCACTACTAGACAGCCCTAAAAACATTGTCATTAGTGGCCATGTCAACCCCGATGCCGATGCACTGGGATCTACTTTAGCCCTTTATCACTACCTACAAACCCTAGGACATCGGGTGCAGGTAATTATGCCCAGTGAGCTGCCTCAGATGCTAGACTTTATGCCTGGCTTTCACCTTATTTGGAACTATGAGCGCAAACAAAAAACAAGTAATACCACCATTCTACAAGCCGATATTCTCTTTTCTTTAGATTACAGCGCCTTGGACCGTTTGGACAGTATGGAGTCGGTCTGGCGAAAGGCCACTGGCTACAAAGTACTAATTGACCACCATATGCAGCCCCAAGACTTTGCGCAAAGTCGGCTTTGGCGGACCAGCTCTAGCTCTACCGCAGAATTGGTCTATGACTACTTTGCCGAATTGGGCGCATTGGAGCAGGTCCCCTTAATGGCCTTTGAATGTCTTTATGTGGGCATCCTTGGCGATACCGGTCGTTTTCAGCATGCCACCAATGCTCATCTTTTCCGCATCATTGCAGATATGACCGAGCGAGGGCTCAACAGCAACTACATCACCAACATGATGACCAACTCCTTTAGTGAGAAGAAAATGCGTCTTTTGGGGCATTGCATCAATAAAATGAGCTTTTTGGAGGGCCTAGATGTTGGGTACATTGCCCTTAGTCAGGCCGAGCATCAGGAATTTAACATTCAGCGGGGAGATTTAGAGGGCGTAGTGAATACCATCTTACAAATTCGCAGAATTAAGGTAGCGGCCTTAATTACAGAGCGGAAAGATCGGGTAAAGCTCTCTTTGCGGTCCAAAGGAGATTTCTCTGTACAGGAGGTCTGCAAAAACCATTTTAATGGTGGTGGGCATCGCAATGCTTCTGGGGGCATGAGTAGAGAGAGTTTAGAAGAAACATTAAATCGCTTTAAACGCCTGATGAATGAAGACTATGCTTCGGTTTTGCGTACTACTGCTAAGTAGTAGTTTATTTTGGTCTTGTCAAATTACTTGGGAGCAAGCGGAGGAGGGTTATGCCTTTCATACCTTAGCGGAGGGGCCGGTAAAAGGGCAGGTTCCTCAGTTTGGGGACTCCATTTGTTTTAGCTACAGTTTGGTATATCCCGATCGTGTAGAGCGGGGGGAGCGTTGTTTGATTTATCCGGTAAAAGCGCAGCGCAACTTCTTTTTGCACCCTTTGGTCCAAATGCATCAGGGCGATAGTTTGGCCGTTGTTTGGAACTACGGGCAGTTGGCCGAAGAGTGGCCAGAGGGGGCGGAACATTTTGCTCCTACAGACAGCGTACAGATTCAATACCGTTTAAACTACCTTTTAGATCGGCTTTCGCTCAAGGCGCAAAGGGAGCAAGACTATGCCCTAGCACATGGTTTTGAGCAGTTAGAAGACTGGAAAACCGAGAGTGCTCAGAAGCGGGAGCAGGCCGATAGTCTAGAAGAATTGCTTTCGGCCTATCGTTCGGCCTATTTGGCGGAGCAGCTTCAGTTTGAGCAGGCAGAAGAGGGCTTCTTTTTTCGTTTGCAGGGAGAAGGTCGGGGTGCAGCTCCAGCCTATTGGGCCTATTATATTTTATTGGAGCTAGAGAATGGCCAACGCCTAGACAACAACCTACGCCGAGGAGACCGTTTGTCTTTGGAAGCAGGGCAGCAGGGGCTACCGCCTTATTATCAGCAAGCCTTGGCCAAAATGCAAATTGGGCAGAGGGGCTACTTTATCTTCCCCAAAAGTAGAAAAGTCCTTTACCTAGAACTAGTTGCAGCAAAACAGCAAGCAGAATAAGCCCCAGCTATGTTTAGATCTACGGAACTACAGGCGGCAAAGCCGCCGCAGGCTGAGGGATGGACAGCAGTGGCCGCAGGCCAGACCAAGCGGGCGAAGCCCGTGAAGGGCCGAGCGACCCGACCAACGGGAGCCGACGCAGCGAAGCAAGTAACAGCGAGCTGCGACAACCAACGGGAGTACCCATCCCGACCCGGCCAACGGCCGGGGCAGCCCCAAAAAAAGAAAAACTACCTCTTCCTCCTCCTATTGCTGAGCAGTTTGCTATGGACCTCCTGCCGATCGGTTCCGAAGGGTTGGACGAGCTATCATCAGGGGAAATTTTGGTATAAACATAGCGGCCAGCAGCAGCGAAAAGGGCTGCGGCTGCCCAAAGAGGGGGACCAACTAGAGATTAGTTATAGCATTTGGAAGGGCGATAGTTTATTGTTAAGTTCGGCAGATCAGGCGGTGCCTGTATTGGTTGAAATGCCTTCGGCAGAAGCGCACAACTTATTTACAGAGGCCCTGAGTTTGATGGCCGAGGGCGATAGTTTGGAGGTTTTGGTATTGGCCAAAGCGGCTGCCGATATCTTGGGCCCCTATGCGGCAGAATTTGGAGAAAAAGAACGAGTGCGCTTTGGTTATCGGCTCAAAACATTAAAAAGCAAGGCGCAGTTGGCAGCAGAAATTGAGACCGAGCGGGCCCGCATTGCCCAGCGACGGCAGTGGGTACAGGCAGAATTGGCCAAAGACAGCAGTTTGAGTCAGTTAGGGGGGCGAGCTGCCGAGGGAATAAAATTTGAAAAGCTAAAGTCCACAAAAGGTCCAAAACTTCAGCTTGGGCAGTTGGCCCAAATCCAATATATTTGCCTGCTACCTAATGGCGACATCATAGATGACAGTTTCTTGAACATGCGTCCGATTTGGGTAGAGCTAGGCGACTTAAAAACGATTCGGGGTTGGTCTTTGGCCCTAGAAGAATTTGCAGAAGGCGAGCAGGGACTCATCTATCTCCCTTCGGCTTTGGCCTATGGGGCCTTGGGCAATCCGCCCTTTGTACCGCCTCATAGCCCTCTTATATTTTATATAGAAGTACTGACTACAAAATAAAAACAGATGATCAATCGCTTTTGGAAATACGGCCCTATGGGCCTGCTTTTTTTGCTCCTCATGGCCTGTTCCGCAGAGCGTTCGGCTCAGCAGAAAATCAAGGAATTGGAAGAGCGGGTAGCGGCCAGTTTGGAAGAGCAGCAACAAAACGTCTTGGTCAAAGACAGCTTGCTTGGCCAACTACTATTTGCCTATGCCGACTATAGCCAGCAATTTAAGGACGATCCGCAAACGCCCATTTATCTCTATAAAATGGGTAGTTATTACTATCGGATGCAAAACTGGAAAGAAGCCAGCAAACATTTAGAAATGGTCATTGACCAATTTGAAGACAGCAAAGCCTATCCAGAGGCCCTCTTATTGGCGGCCTCGATTTATGATAGTCCGCATGATCGAAACAATGAGCGGGCGGGACAGCTCTATGAAAAATACCTCAAGGCCTTTCCGAATGGAGAAGGACGGGCCACTGCCGAATTCTTCTTTAAGCCTGCAGAAGAAAAAATGGAAGCTCGGATTGGCGAGATGCAAAAGCAACTTCGCTCGGGCCCCAAAGGGCAATTGGATAGAGCCATGGCGCATAAACTCGTGCGGCAGTATCTGCATTATACCCGCAACTACCCCAGCAGCGAATTTAGTCCAGCCTACTGCTTTGAAGGCGGAAAACTGGCCTCTAGCATTGGGGAAAGTTATGATGCCGTACAGCTTTGGAAGCGTATTTATGAGCAATATCACGACTTTCACCTCTATCCGCAGACCCTTTTGCAATTGGCCCTAGAATATGAGCAGAAGATGCCCATTTTCATGCAGCAATATCAAAGAAAAAAGGAGTTTCGCTCGAAGATGCATGCCGATTTTGAGCTCGAGAAGCTCACGGAAATCAATTGGACCGAAGAAGCCCGCAAAATGTATGAGGAGTTTTTAGAAAAGTATCCAGAGCATGAGCTTCGCCCGCAGGTAGAGGCCTCTCTAAAGCTCTTGGGCAAAGACCCCAATGAAGTGGTTCAGAATTTTAGAATGCAGGTGGATAGCCTCAGAAGATTGCAACAATAAGATGAAGCCAGAAGCTGCTCAAAACCGCTTGGCCCAGGCCCTACTTGCCCTTTATGAAGAGCGAGAAGCCAGCACCATTGCCCGCTATATCTATGAGGACTGTTGGCGGGGCAAAACCCTAAGGGAAGAAGATTATTTGGCCCTAGAAGGCCGATTATTAGCCGCTGAACCCTGGCAATACGTAGTGGGAACAGCTGAGTTTTATGGCTATTCTTTTGCCGTCAATTCCGCCACCCTGATTCCAAGGCCCGAAACCGAGGAACTGCTTTACTGGATATTGCAAAGAGAAAATAAGCAGGCGCCACTTAAGGTCCTAGACATTGGTACGGGCTCTGGCTGTATGGCCATTAGTTTGGCCAAAAGAGCCCCCAATTGGCAAGTTTATGCCTTAGATTATAGCGCTGCGGCCCTAGAGATTGCCCAACAAAATGCGCAGCAGTTGGGGGCCAATGTTCAATTTATGGAACTAGATATTTTGGCGGAGGAAAACTGGGTAGAGCTGGCTGATTTTGACCTCATCATGAGTAATCCACCTTATATTGCCCCTTCCGAGGCCAAAAGCATGGCCGCCAATGTGCTCGATTATGAGCCGCATATGGCCCTCTTTACGGAAACAGAGGATCGGCTCGTTTTTTATCGGGAGATTATTCGCCTTTGCCAAGGAAAGGCCCTTAAAGAAGGCGGCAGCCTCTATTTTGAAGCCAA
This genomic interval from Saprospira grandis contains the following:
- a CDS encoding DHH family phosphoesterase is translated as MLAQMTNGEQLKALLDSPKNIVISGHVNPDADALGSTLALYHYLQTLGHRVQVIMPSELPQMLDFMPGFHLIWNYERKQKTSNTTILQADILFSLDYSALDRLDSMESVWRKATGYKVLIDHHMQPQDFAQSRLWRTSSSSTAELVYDYFAELGALEQVPLMAFECLYVGILGDTGRFQHATNAHLFRIIADMTERGLNSNYITNMMTNSFSEKKMRLLGHCINKMSFLEGLDVGYIALSQAEHQEFNIQRGDLEGVVNTILQIRRIKVAALITERKDRVKLSLRSKGDFSVQEVCKNHFNGGGHRNASGGMSRESLEETLNRFKRLMNEDYASVLRTTAK
- a CDS encoding FKBP-type peptidyl-prolyl cis-trans isomerase, with the protein product MFRSTELQAAKPPQAEGWTAVAAGQTKRAKPVKGRATRPTGADAAKQVTASCDNQREYPSRPGQRPGQPQKKKNYLFLLLLLSSLLWTSCRSVPKGWTSYHQGKFWYKHSGQQQRKGLRLPKEGDQLEISYSIWKGDSLLLSSADQAVPVLVEMPSAEAHNLFTEALSLMAEGDSLEVLVLAKAAADILGPYAAEFGEKERVRFGYRLKTLKSKAQLAAEIETERARIAQRRQWVQAELAKDSSLSQLGGRAAEGIKFEKLKSTKGPKLQLGQLAQIQYICLLPNGDIIDDSFLNMRPIWVELGDLKTIRGWSLALEEFAEGEQGLIYLPSALAYGALGNPPFVPPHSPLIFYIEVLTTK
- the prmC gene encoding peptide chain release factor N(5)-glutamine methyltransferase, with the translated sequence MKPEAAQNRLAQALLALYEEREASTIARYIYEDCWRGKTLREEDYLALEGRLLAAEPWQYVVGTAEFYGYSFAVNSATLIPRPETEELLYWILQRENKQAPLKVLDIGTGSGCMAISLAKRAPNWQVYALDYSAAALEIAQQNAQQLGANVQFMELDILAEENWVELADFDLIMSNPPYIAPSEAKSMAANVLDYEPHMALFTETEDRLVFYREIIRLCQGKALKEGGSLYFEANTFSAQEIAELMRPSLQEVQIMPDLEGRPRMLSGKK
- a CDS encoding tetratricopeptide repeat protein, with the protein product MINRFWKYGPMGLLFLLLMACSAERSAQQKIKELEERVAASLEEQQQNVLVKDSLLGQLLFAYADYSQQFKDDPQTPIYLYKMGSYYYRMQNWKEASKHLEMVIDQFEDSKAYPEALLLAASIYDSPHDRNNERAGQLYEKYLKAFPNGEGRATAEFFFKPAEEKMEARIGEMQKQLRSGPKGQLDRAMAHKLVRQYLHYTRNYPSSEFSPAYCFEGGKLASSIGESYDAVQLWKRIYEQYHDFHLYPQTLLQLALEYEQKMPIFMQQYQRKKEFRSKMHADFELEKLTEINWTEEARKMYEEFLEKYPEHELRPQVEASLKLLGKDPNEVVQNFRMQVDSLRRLQQ